In Malaclemys terrapin pileata isolate rMalTer1 chromosome 10, rMalTer1.hap1, whole genome shotgun sequence, the following are encoded in one genomic region:
- the ASB7 gene encoding ankyrin repeat and SOCS box protein 7, with product MLHHHCRRNPELQEELQIQAAVAAGDVHTVRKMLEQGYSPNGRDANGWTLLHFSAARGKERCVRVFLEHGADPTVKDLIGGFTALHYAAMHGRARIARLMLESEYRSDIINAKSNDGWTPLHVAAHYGRDSFVRLLLEFKAEVDPLSDKGTTPLQLAIIRERSSCVKILLDHNANIDIQNGFLLRYAVIKSNHSYCRMFLQRGADTNLGRLEDGQTPLHLSALRDDVLCAQMLYNYGADTNTRNYEGQTPLAVSISISGSSRPCLDFLQEVTRQPRNLQDLCRIKIRQCIGLQNLKLLDELPIAKVIKDYLKHKFDDI from the exons ATGTTACACCATCACTGTCGGAGGAACCCTGAACTACAGGAAGAGTTGCAGATTCAGGCTGCAGTAGCTGCTGGGGATGTTCACACCGTGCGCAAGATGTTGGAACAGGGCTATTCTCCAAATGGTCGAGATGCCAATGGCTGGACCTTGCTTCATTTCTCTGCAGCAAGAGGGAAAGAGAGATGTGTTCGTGTATTTCTTGAACACGGAG CTGATCCCACAGTTAAGGACTTAATTGGAGGCTTCACCGCTCTGCATTATGCTGCCATGCATGGCCGGGCAAGGATTGCACGCTTGATGTTGGAATCAGAATATAGAAGTGACATTATCAATGCAAAAAGCAATGATGGTTGGACTCCCCTCCATGTAGCAGCCCACTATGGCAGAGACTCATTTGTCAGACTCCTGCTGGAGTTCAAGGCTGAGGTTGATCCGCTCAGTGATAAAGGTACTACACCGCTTCAGTTAGCCATTATCCGAGAGAGGTCAAGCTGCGTGAAAATCCTTCTGGATCACAATGCCAACATCGAcattcaaaatggtttcctgttACGATACGCTGTGATCAAAAGCAATCACTCTTACTGCCGAATGTTTCTTCAGAGAGGGGCGGATACAAACTTGGGCCGCTTAGAAGATGGACAGACACCATTACACTTGTCTGCTCTTAGAGATGATGTGCTTTGTGCACAAATGTTATATAATTACGGAGCAGACACTAACACAAGGAACTATGAAGGACAGACCCCATTGGCTGTTTCAATAAGTATTTCTGGAAGTAGCCGACCCTGTCTGGATTTCTTACAAGAAGTAACAA GACAGCCCAGAAACTTGCAAGATCTATGCCGAATTAAAATCCGCCAGTGTATAGGCCTTCAAAACCTAAAACTGCTTGATGAACTACCCATTGCCAAGGTCATCAAAGACTATTTAAAACACAAGTTTGATGATATCTGA